From a region of the Bradysia coprophila strain Holo2 chromosome X unlocalized genomic scaffold, BU_Bcop_v1 contig_173, whole genome shotgun sequence genome:
- the LOC119068129 gene encoding arginine/serine-rich protein PNISR isoform X1: protein MFPFKQNPIRTGLQLNSDDNAPMQWPMNQAAYQNLSNDQVDWAALAQQWIYMKESFPEDNSMPTAPPPPNISSLRDFDEKGEAEMEVEKEDEPIPSLLSIQTSRGDDFSNQQDNNWQQSSGWNTHSQHHWRKKPGWNTWTNPNVQQSAPPFRQPLLPDPTNASNKNSPSTLWHNFPNSNSDQSGSTDKAKPSVNIDNFPTPLDAAKRKTLPAWIRQGLEKMEREKQKSAEKKQPKEELNFNPRREIKLEKLSPRQFSKFDSESESDESDDRKPTLLSGPPVSPPVERKSRQEQLQDLMIAVRTSLTDILLEVTNEEIRNIATESLSKIRLKARTAQTVSKSALTSLTGGLGKWAIGSMFFNSKNSQNKQNRHILGLGIYADSDISDSSSDENNANESCDSEAELQELVKRRKLSFEAKEREIEAALLIEEDKEKQWLDEDEDDKLDGTVKSSKIVTNSDHKETGEIQHEKIKAAHGRMKEKKASRFSDASDIVKNIYTHGSLIYDRPAHDKSSNLPNKFDGQELPSRSNSQTNNKDSDTSSSSSERYHHRSKRSTKADNSSDDSDDDRSKRSKYSKRRRSSSRERSYSSYKKSSRSSKHSHYGDRDRDRSPSRDRGSRSSTYSSSKYKSRSRSHSKDRRSHHRH, encoded by the exons atgttcccattcaaacaaaatccaaTTCGAACCGGTCTCCAATTGAATAGTGACGATAATGCTCCCATGCAATGGCCGATGAACCAAGCCGCGtatcaaaatttatcgaaCGATCAAGTGGACTGGGCTGCACTGGCACAACAATGGATTTACATGAAAGAATCGTTTCCGGAAGACAATTCGATGCCGACAGCCCCGCCACCACCGAACATATCCAGTTTACGAGACTTCGATG aaaaaggCGAAGCTGAAATGGAAGTTGAAAAGGAAGATGAACCGATTCCGAGTCTTCTTTCAATACAGACGTCTAGAGGGGACGACTTTTCGAATCAACAAGATAATAATTGGCAGCAATCAAGTGGTTGGAACACACATTCACAGCACCATTGGCGAAAGA AGCCTGGCTGGAACACATGGACCAATCCAAATGTTCAACAATCGGCGCCACCATTCAGACAACCACTACTTCCAGACCCTACAAACGCGtcgaacaaaaattcaccgagcACATTGTGGCACAATTTTCCTAATTCCAATTCTGATCAGTCTGGATCGACAGATAAAGCGAAACCTAGTGTTAACATAGATAACTTTCCTACACCGTTAGATGCTGCCAAACGCAAAACTCTTCCCGCATGGATCAG GCAAGGGTTGGAGAAAATGGAACgagaaaaacagaaaagtgCCGAAAAGAAACAGCCGAAGGaagaattgaatttcaatccACGACgtgaaattaaattggagAAATTGTCGCCGAGACAGTTCAGCAAGTTT GACAGTGAATCGGAAAGTGATGAAAGCGACGACAGAAAGCCAACGTTACTTAGTGGCCCACCAGTTAGTCCACCAGTCGAACGAAAGTCACGCCAAGAGCAATTACAAGACCTT ATGATTGCCGTGCGAACATCATTGACCGACATACTGTTGGAGGTGACCAACGAAGAAATTCGTAACATTGCAACGGAAAGTCTAAGTAAAATTCGGTTAAAAG CACGTACAGCTCAGACAGTGTCGAAATCGGCATTGACCTCATTAACTGGCGGCTTAGGTAAGTGGGCGATCGGTTCGatgttttttaattcaaaaaatagtCAAAACAAGCAAAATCGTCACATTCTAGGACTGGGTATTTATGCCGATAGCGATATTTCCGATTCAAGTTCTGATGAGAATAACGCCAATGAAAGCTGTGACTCCGAAGCAGAATTACAG GAACTGGTGAAACGACGCAAATTATCATTCGAAGCGAAAGAGCGTGAAATCGAGGCTGCTCTCTTGATTGAAGAAGATAAAGAGAAACAGTGGCTCGATGAAGATGAGGACGATAAGTTAGATGGAACTGTGAAAAGTTCCAAAATTGTGACCAATTCAGACCACAAAGAAACTGGTGAGATacaacatgaaaaaattaagGCCGCTCATG GTCgcatgaaagagaagaaggcCTCCCGTTTTAGTGATGCCAGTGATATTGTCAAAAACATTTACACTCACGGATCACTCATCTACGACCGGCCAGCACACGATAAATCATCGAATCTGCCCAACAAATTCGATGGACAAGAGCTTCCGTCGCGAAGTAATTCTCAGACAAATAACAAAGATTCAGATACGTCTAGTAGTTCATCGGAACGTTATCATCATCGATCCAAGCGCTCGACTAAGGCTGACAATAGTTCGGATGACAGTGATGATGATCGTTCGAAACGCTCGAAATACTCGAAACGACGACGATCGTCGTCGCGTGAACGAAGCTATTCGTCGTACAAGAAATCAAGTAGATCGAGTAAGCACTCCCATTATGGTGATAGGGATCGAGATCGTTCGCCTTCCCGAGACAGAGGCAGTAGAAGCTCGACATATTCAAGCTCCAAATACAAGTCACGATCACGTTCCCATTCGAAGGATCGTCGATCGCACCATCGGCATTAG
- the LOC119068128 gene encoding monocarboxylate transporter 12-like: MSINSLEPSSLRRTKSMPHIVSSKQDLGYASSGTGSCSILDQIGTHPNFNQNEKIPYNTRLVADLRQLMTLRQHYYPEGGWGWIIVIVAFIVQCISHGLHLSLGIFIIQVVKEFHEDYFYAGILATLSTSMGLFFSPVTISLCITKSTRLISVIGGLVTALGCLFTSFALQFHQIIFSFGVIVGVGVGITRDCSTIMVAKYFKKKRELVEIFVVSGSGMGIIFMTILMKCSVDSLGWRLGFQTVTGTVFMTFLLGMFYRSASLYHPQRRAILHLKNQKRKVKDKNRHTNSHPFFEFKTLRSKTVRIILASTAVSSLGLYTPIFYLPRNINLDVADDETVLLQSYMGLAWILGCVIFGLLVVCNSVECRIARQYLCQVSIFMSGLSMLALTWIGKNFEGYVMFVWIYGIFSGGYHYALKVYIYERVRARNFARAWSYVQAAQAFPILIGVPFAGYLNEFMTHKAGYMFGFFCTTAASLILFLVGIHKRKITQHKHTRSNGTTHLCVSDDCPQNRKLSFTQEPDVDAVMNFTGTALILNSDLLAQQLSDHIAESGNAGGVDKPELTCISEEGIADMDLPDNLFEDFDYIGDCITSCNKVENYLMLSEFENNLNVEMPASVEHKNRNTLYTFNKDNFRG; this comes from the exons ATGTCCATAAATTCATTAGAGCCATCGTCACTCCGTCGGACAAAGTCTATGCCGCACATCGTGTCGTCGAAACAAGATCTTGGCTATGCGTCCAGTGGCACTGGTTCGTGTAGCATACTGGATCAGATTGGTACCCATcccaattttaatcaaaatgaaaag ATTCCCTATAACACACGATTGGTGGCTGATTTGAGGCAACTGATGACCCTACGACAGCATTACTACCCGGAAGGCGGATGGGGATGGATTATTGTGATTGTAGCATTTATTGTACAGTGCATATCGCATGGATTGCACCTGTCGTTAGGAATATTTATCATTCAAGTGGTCAAAGAGTTTCATGAAGATTACTTTTATGCAG GAATTTTGGCCACATTATCAACATCGATGGGATTGTTTTTTTCTCCGGTCACAATTTCACTATGCATCACCAAATCGACACGACTCATTTCGGTTATTGGTGGTTTGGTGACGGCACTTGGTTGTCTTTTTACCTCATTCGCTTTacaatttcatcaaataatttttagctTTG GTGTTATTGTGGGAGTAGGAGTTGGAATCACAAGAGACTGTTCGACCATTATGGTCGCTAAGTATTTTAAGAAGAAACGTGAACTCGTTGAAATATTTGTCGTCAGTGGCAGTGGAATGGGAATCATATTCATGAccattttgatgaaatgttcCGTGGATTCGCTGGGCTGGAG ACTTGGATTTCAAACTGTCACTGGAACGGTTTTTATGACATTTCTACTGGGCATGTTTTATCGTTCAGCTTCGCTATATCATCCGCAGCGTCGGGCCATTCTACAtttgaaaaaccaaaaacgaaAAGTTAAAGATAAGAACCGACACACCAACAGCCAtccattttttgaatttaaaactCTACGCAGTAAGACTGTTCGTATTATACTCGCTTCTACAGCGGTCAG CTCTCTGGGACTGTACACgccaatattttatttaccacGCAACATTAACCTCGACGTAGCAGATGATGAGACTGTGTTGCTGCAGTCGTACATGGGATTGGCATGGATTTTGGGTTGTGTCATTTTCGGTTTGTTGGTTGTGTGCAACAGTGTTGAGTGTCGAATTGCCAGACAGTATCTGTGTCAAGTATCGATTTTCATGTCTGGACTGTCGATGTTGGCTCTGACGTGGATTGGAAAAAACTTTGAGGGATATGTCATGTTCGTTTGGATTTACG GCATTTTCTCCGGTGGCTATCACTACGCCCTAAAAGTTTACATCTACGAAAGAGTGCGGGCTCGCAATTTCGCACGTGCATGGAGCTACGTTCAGGCTGCACAAGCTTTTCCTATTTTAATCGGTGTCCCGTTCGCTGGTTACTTGAATGAATTCATGACACACAAAGCCGGCTACATGTTTGGATTCTTCTGCACGACAGCGGCAAgtctgattttgtttttggttggCATCCATAAGCGTAAAATAACCCAACATAAGCACACAAG ATCGAATGGCACGACTCATTTGTGTGTATCGGACGATTGTCCACAGAATCGAAAGCTTTCATTCACTCAGGAACCGGATGTGGATGccgtgatgaattttaccggAACGGCACTAATATTAAACTCAGATCTGTTGGCACAGCAGCTTAGTGATCACATTGCTGAAAGCGGTAATGCAGGTGGCGTTGATAAACCAGAATTGACGTGCATATCGGAGGAAGGTATTGCCGATATGGATCTGCCGGATAATTTGTTTGAAGATTTCGATTACATTGGCGATTGTATTACGTCGTGCAACAAA GTTGAAAACTATTTGATGCTCAGTGagtttgaaaacaatttaaatgtcGAAATGCCAGCTTCGGTCGAACATAAAAATCGCAACACTCTGTATA
- the LOC119068129 gene encoding arginine/serine-rich protein PNISR isoform X2 codes for MFPFKQNPIRTGLQLNSDDNAPMQWPMNQAAYQNLSNDQVDWAALAQQWIYMKESFPEDNSMPTAPPPPNISSLRDFDEKGEAEMEVEKEDEPIPSLLSIQTSRGDDFSNQQDNNWQQSSGWNTHSQHHWRKKPGWNTWTNPNVQQSAPPFRQPLLPDPTNASNKNSPSTLWHNFPNSNSDQSGSTDKAKPSVNIDNFPTPLDAAKRKTLPAWIRQGLEKMEREKQKSAEKKQPKEELNFNPRREIKLEKLSPRQFSKFDSESESDESDDRKPTLLSGPPVSPPVERKSRQEQLQDLMIAVRTSLTDILLEVTNEEIRNIATESLSKIRLKARTAQTVSKSALTSLTGGLGLGIYADSDISDSSSDENNANESCDSEAELQELVKRRKLSFEAKEREIEAALLIEEDKEKQWLDEDEDDKLDGTVKSSKIVTNSDHKETGEIQHEKIKAAHGRMKEKKASRFSDASDIVKNIYTHGSLIYDRPAHDKSSNLPNKFDGQELPSRSNSQTNNKDSDTSSSSSERYHHRSKRSTKADNSSDDSDDDRSKRSKYSKRRRSSSRERSYSSYKKSSRSSKHSHYGDRDRDRSPSRDRGSRSSTYSSSKYKSRSRSHSKDRRSHHRH; via the exons atgttcccattcaaacaaaatccaaTTCGAACCGGTCTCCAATTGAATAGTGACGATAATGCTCCCATGCAATGGCCGATGAACCAAGCCGCGtatcaaaatttatcgaaCGATCAAGTGGACTGGGCTGCACTGGCACAACAATGGATTTACATGAAAGAATCGTTTCCGGAAGACAATTCGATGCCGACAGCCCCGCCACCACCGAACATATCCAGTTTACGAGACTTCGATG aaaaaggCGAAGCTGAAATGGAAGTTGAAAAGGAAGATGAACCGATTCCGAGTCTTCTTTCAATACAGACGTCTAGAGGGGACGACTTTTCGAATCAACAAGATAATAATTGGCAGCAATCAAGTGGTTGGAACACACATTCACAGCACCATTGGCGAAAGA AGCCTGGCTGGAACACATGGACCAATCCAAATGTTCAACAATCGGCGCCACCATTCAGACAACCACTACTTCCAGACCCTACAAACGCGtcgaacaaaaattcaccgagcACATTGTGGCACAATTTTCCTAATTCCAATTCTGATCAGTCTGGATCGACAGATAAAGCGAAACCTAGTGTTAACATAGATAACTTTCCTACACCGTTAGATGCTGCCAAACGCAAAACTCTTCCCGCATGGATCAG GCAAGGGTTGGAGAAAATGGAACgagaaaaacagaaaagtgCCGAAAAGAAACAGCCGAAGGaagaattgaatttcaatccACGACgtgaaattaaattggagAAATTGTCGCCGAGACAGTTCAGCAAGTTT GACAGTGAATCGGAAAGTGATGAAAGCGACGACAGAAAGCCAACGTTACTTAGTGGCCCACCAGTTAGTCCACCAGTCGAACGAAAGTCACGCCAAGAGCAATTACAAGACCTT ATGATTGCCGTGCGAACATCATTGACCGACATACTGTTGGAGGTGACCAACGAAGAAATTCGTAACATTGCAACGGAAAGTCTAAGTAAAATTCGGTTAAAAG CACGTACAGCTCAGACAGTGTCGAAATCGGCATTGACCTCATTAACTGGCGGCTTAG GACTGGGTATTTATGCCGATAGCGATATTTCCGATTCAAGTTCTGATGAGAATAACGCCAATGAAAGCTGTGACTCCGAAGCAGAATTACAG GAACTGGTGAAACGACGCAAATTATCATTCGAAGCGAAAGAGCGTGAAATCGAGGCTGCTCTCTTGATTGAAGAAGATAAAGAGAAACAGTGGCTCGATGAAGATGAGGACGATAAGTTAGATGGAACTGTGAAAAGTTCCAAAATTGTGACCAATTCAGACCACAAAGAAACTGGTGAGATacaacatgaaaaaattaagGCCGCTCATG GTCgcatgaaagagaagaaggcCTCCCGTTTTAGTGATGCCAGTGATATTGTCAAAAACATTTACACTCACGGATCACTCATCTACGACCGGCCAGCACACGATAAATCATCGAATCTGCCCAACAAATTCGATGGACAAGAGCTTCCGTCGCGAAGTAATTCTCAGACAAATAACAAAGATTCAGATACGTCTAGTAGTTCATCGGAACGTTATCATCATCGATCCAAGCGCTCGACTAAGGCTGACAATAGTTCGGATGACAGTGATGATGATCGTTCGAAACGCTCGAAATACTCGAAACGACGACGATCGTCGTCGCGTGAACGAAGCTATTCGTCGTACAAGAAATCAAGTAGATCGAGTAAGCACTCCCATTATGGTGATAGGGATCGAGATCGTTCGCCTTCCCGAGACAGAGGCAGTAGAAGCTCGACATATTCAAGCTCCAAATACAAGTCACGATCACGTTCCCATTCGAAGGATCGTCGATCGCACCATCGGCATTAG